One Triticum dicoccoides isolate Atlit2015 ecotype Zavitan chromosome 5B, WEW_v2.0, whole genome shotgun sequence genomic window carries:
- the LOC119311362 gene encoding SKP1-like protein 1: MAADAASAAVKKLTLKSSDGEDFEVEVAAAMASQTIKHMVEDGCADNIIPLPNVTAKILSKVIEYCTQHAPKADDAAAADSATAVKPDEEKLKAYDVEFVKVEQATLFDLILAANYLDIKGLLDLTCQTVADMIKGKTPEEIRKTFNITNDFTPEEEEEVRRENQWAFE, encoded by the exons ATGGCGGCGGACGCGGCATCGGCGGCGGTGAAGAAGCTCACGCTCAAGAGCTCCGACGGCGAGGACTTCgaggtggaggtggcggcggcgatggcgtcgcaGACCATCAAGCACATGGTGGAGGACGGCTGCGCCGACAACATCATCCCGCTCCCCAACGTCACCGCCAAGATCCTCTCCAAGGTCATTGAGTACTGCACGCAGCACGCCCCGAAGGCAgatgacgccgccgccgccgactccgccaccgccgtcAAGCCCGACGAGGAGAAGCTCAAGGCCTACGACGTCGAGTTCGTCAAGGTCGAGCAGGCGACTCTCTTCGACCTCATCCTG GCTGCGAACTACCTGGACATTAAGGGGCTCCTGGACCTGACCTGCCAGACCGTCGCCGACATGATCAAGGGCAAGACTCCGGAGGAGATCCGCAAGACCTTCAACATCACCAACGACTTCaccccggaggaggaggaggaagtgcggAGGGAGAACCAGTGGGCCTTTGAGTGA